One Solibacillus sp. R5-41 DNA segment encodes these proteins:
- a CDS encoding DUF86 domain-containing protein, with amino-acid sequence MYFVDRNKITLNLAHLDELLALFEAKKDWLADDISKLALQRIGHNLMEAMMDVGNLIIDGFIMRDPGSYEDIIDIFVDEKVITPELDAPIKAVVGLRKMIVREFIAVDNEEVFNVLTENLPAMKQFSGKVHDYLTNELGPVSAFLPEDHQ; translated from the coding sequence ATGTATTTCGTAGATAGAAACAAAATCACTTTAAATTTAGCGCACTTAGACGAACTGTTAGCGCTTTTCGAGGCGAAAAAGGACTGGCTAGCAGATGACATTAGTAAACTTGCTTTACAACGCATCGGGCATAACTTAATGGAAGCGATGATGGATGTTGGGAACCTGATCATTGATGGCTTTATTATGCGTGATCCAGGGAGTTATGAAGACATTATTGATATCTTTGTCGATGAAAAGGTTATTACACCTGAATTGGATGCGCCTATTAAAGCGGTAGTCGGATTACGAAAAATGATTGTCCGTGAATTTATCGCTGTCGATAATGAGGAAGTTTTTAATGTTCTAACAGAAAACTTACCAGCAATGAAGCAATTTTCTGGGAAAGTCCATGATTATTTGACGAATGAATTAGGTCCTGTTTCAGCATTCTTACCAGAGGATCATCAATGA
- a CDS encoding DUF3055 domain-containing protein produces MERFFLYDDVEDTKTRFVSFAGKTQRYDLAIVQSGRFFGKVLVLDIQFGRFAIIGADDVEEEGYLEQVYNRSELDTEDLREYLRELLS; encoded by the coding sequence ATGGAACGATTTTTCTTATATGATGATGTAGAAGATACAAAAACGCGCTTTGTTAGCTTTGCGGGTAAAACACAACGCTATGATTTAGCAATCGTACAAAGCGGTCGATTTTTTGGAAAAGTGCTTGTCCTTGATATTCAATTTGGACGCTTTGCAATTATCGGAGCCGATGACGTAGAGGAAGAGGGTTATTTAGAACAGGTCTACAATCGGAGTGAATTAGATACGGAAGATTTGCGGGAATACTTAAGGGAATTATTGAGCTAA
- a CDS encoding YutD family protein → MIIADGFVYEIIEDIREGFNEEAFIARYSDILSKYDYIVGDWGYGQLRLKGFFEDKNQKSTFDTKISTIEDYLYEYCNFGCSYFIVKKTVRAPEQRVEETLQETEEVLAVNQEV, encoded by the coding sequence GTGATTATTGCGGATGGTTTTGTATATGAAATTATTGAAGATATTCGTGAAGGCTTTAATGAAGAAGCATTTATAGCGCGCTATTCCGATATTTTATCAAAGTATGACTATATTGTAGGTGACTGGGGATATGGTCAGCTGAGATTAAAAGGATTTTTTGAAGATAAAAATCAAAAATCTACGTTTGATACAAAAATTAGCACGATAGAAGATTATTTGTATGAATATTGTAATTTTGGCTGTTCTTATTTTATTGTCAAAAAAACAGTGCGTGCACCAGAGCAGAGAGTAGAAGAAACTCTTCAGGAGACTGAGGAAGTTTTAGCTGTGAATCAAGAAGTGTAA
- the lipA gene encoding lipoyl synthase: protein MTSCKPTSNKEEHLRKPEWLKIKLNTNDEYKALKKLMRENNLHTVCEEARCPNIHECWGERRTATMMILGSVCTRACRFCAVKTGLPNELDLAEPERVADSVTIMNLKHIVITMVARDDLKDGGAEVLAETVRAIRRKSPLTSIEVLPSDLGGHEENLQLLMNAKPDILNHNIETVRRLTPRIRAKATYERSLEFLRRAKEMQPTIPTKSSLMIGLGETVEEIYEVMDDLRANNVDIMTIGQYLQPTKKHVPVKKYYSPIEFGKLRKIAMEKGFSHCEAGPLVRSSYHADEQVNAAAQNNEKV from the coding sequence ATGACATCTTGTAAACCAACTAGCAACAAGGAAGAGCATTTACGCAAGCCGGAATGGTTAAAAATTAAATTAAATACGAATGATGAGTACAAAGCGTTAAAGAAATTAATGCGTGAGAATAATTTACACACTGTTTGTGAAGAAGCGCGCTGTCCAAATATTCACGAATGCTGGGGAGAAAGACGTACTGCAACGATGATGATATTAGGTTCAGTATGTACACGTGCATGTCGCTTTTGCGCGGTCAAAACAGGATTACCAAATGAACTAGATTTGGCAGAGCCGGAACGTGTTGCAGATTCAGTGACCATTATGAACTTAAAGCATATTGTCATCACCATGGTTGCTCGTGATGATTTAAAAGATGGTGGGGCAGAGGTACTTGCTGAAACGGTACGTGCAATTCGCCGTAAAAGTCCTTTAACGTCCATTGAAGTGCTGCCTTCTGATCTTGGTGGTCACGAGGAAAACCTCCAATTATTAATGAACGCCAAACCAGATATTTTAAATCATAATATCGAAACGGTTCGTAGACTAACACCAAGAATTAGAGCAAAAGCTACATATGAGCGTTCATTGGAATTTTTAAGACGTGCAAAAGAAATGCAGCCAACAATTCCAACGAAATCATCTTTAATGATTGGATTAGGTGAAACGGTAGAAGAAATCTATGAAGTGATGGATGACCTTCGTGCAAACAACGTGGATATTATGACAATTGGGCAATACTTACAGCCTACGAAAAAGCATGTGCCAGTGAAAAAATATTATTCGCCGATTGAATTTGGTAAACTCCGTAAAATTGCGATGGAAAAAGGATTTAGTCATTGTGAAGCTGGCCCACTTGTACGCAGTAGTTATCACGCAGACGAACAAGTGAATGCAGCAGCACAAAACAACGAGAAGGTCTGA
- the yunB gene encoding sporulation protein YunB encodes MQFRRRKKMYFVRRKRGFGNLFVILLTSLLVMVGISIYVINIRLMPTYLEYAEVQTHKVASYVVNKAINSRTTTVLDVNDIIVDLPTESKDMITTKFNAEIINQVRAETQSLVKEYLEQAENGNLSHLPNLDNVEYDVGKMEAGDGIVFFVPLGQAINVPIIGNLGPKIPIRFHIIGSVDSDVETDITEFGINNAKVEVSIIIKVNVKIIIPFASNSATVQQRIPVAIGLVRGSVPHIYSQGETPQPSIEVPIPFD; translated from the coding sequence TTGCAATTTCGCCGAAGAAAAAAGATGTATTTTGTAAGACGTAAACGGGGTTTTGGAAATTTATTTGTAATATTGCTTACCAGTCTTTTAGTGATGGTCGGTATTAGTATATATGTCATCAATATACGGTTAATGCCAACCTATTTGGAATATGCAGAGGTGCAAACACATAAAGTTGCTTCTTATGTTGTTAATAAAGCAATCAATTCAAGAACGACTACTGTACTTGATGTAAATGATATTATTGTCGATTTACCAACAGAATCAAAGGATATGATCACGACAAAATTTAATGCAGAAATTATTAATCAAGTGCGAGCTGAAACGCAATCGCTTGTTAAAGAATATTTAGAGCAGGCGGAAAATGGGAATCTATCTCATTTGCCGAATTTAGACAATGTAGAATATGACGTTGGAAAAATGGAGGCAGGTGATGGAATCGTCTTTTTCGTTCCATTAGGTCAGGCGATTAATGTTCCAATTATCGGAAACTTAGGCCCTAAAATTCCCATTCGCTTTCATATTATAGGTAGTGTTGATAGTGATGTAGAAACTGATATTACTGAATTCGGTATTAATAATGCCAAAGTAGAAGTAAGTATTATTATAAAAGTGAATGTAAAAATTATTATCCCGTTTGCCAGTAACTCGGCCACGGTTCAACAAAGAATTCCGGTTGCAATTGGCTTAGTTAGAGGCTCTGTACCACATATTTATAGTCAAGGAGAAACACCTCAGCCATCGATTGAGGTTCCGATTCCTTTCGATTAA
- a CDS encoding HD-GYP domain-containing protein yields MRLISINILKEGMVVGRTIWNEAGHPLLHKDVVVTSRIVERLQELKIQYLYIEDKFSSGIIVEETITPAKRLQAVKNITKSFNEVKKAKSTQASYVLDQQSKVISHIVDDIMNAVLDSEDVLMILTDAYLYDEYLYHHSFQVTMYSIATAKELGYSYDDLRLIGIGAMLHDVGKLLIPTEILNKPGKLTPEEFEVVKQHSRHGFDLLRNLHSVSLLVAHCAFQHHERSDGSGYPRGLIDFEIHPFAKIIAIADVFDALTSTRSYRKKMLPSEALKIIEEGRGIQFDERVFDAFKRSIVHYANGTVIQLNNGNRGIVSKQNLIDSTRPWLRIFEKNEDLLLATYEICLSDYPELEIVKIETDFVAFTE; encoded by the coding sequence ATGCGATTAATATCTATAAATATTTTAAAGGAAGGCATGGTTGTGGGGCGTACGATTTGGAACGAAGCTGGACACCCGTTGCTACATAAAGATGTTGTCGTGACAAGTCGAATTGTCGAACGGCTACAAGAGCTTAAAATACAGTATTTATATATTGAAGATAAATTTTCAAGTGGCATTATAGTGGAAGAAACGATTACGCCTGCAAAGCGTTTACAGGCAGTAAAAAATATTACAAAATCATTTAATGAAGTAAAGAAAGCCAAATCGACGCAGGCATCCTATGTTTTAGACCAACAATCCAAAGTAATTAGCCACATCGTAGACGATATTATGAACGCAGTTTTAGATAGTGAAGACGTTTTGATGATATTAACAGATGCCTATCTCTACGATGAGTACCTTTACCATCATTCGTTTCAAGTGACAATGTATTCGATTGCTACGGCAAAGGAACTGGGATACTCGTATGACGATTTACGATTAATTGGTATTGGTGCAATGTTGCATGATGTAGGAAAGTTATTAATCCCAACAGAAATATTAAATAAACCTGGCAAGCTCACACCAGAGGAATTCGAAGTAGTGAAACAACATTCACGACACGGATTTGATTTATTAAGAAACTTGCATTCAGTCTCATTATTAGTTGCGCATTGTGCATTCCAACACCATGAAAGATCGGATGGCAGTGGCTATCCGAGGGGGTTAATAGATTTTGAAATTCACCCCTTTGCAAAAATTATTGCGATTGCAGATGTTTTTGATGCGTTGACTTCTACTCGTTCTTATCGGAAAAAAATGCTCCCTTCAGAAGCGCTAAAGATTATTGAAGAGGGGCGTGGGATACAGTTTGATGAACGAGTATTCGATGCTTTTAAACGCAGTATTGTCCATTATGCAAACGGAACGGTTATTCAGTTAAATAATGGCAACAGAGGGATTGTTTCGAAGCAAAATTTGATTGATTCTACTCGTCCATGGCTGCGAATTTTTGAAAAAAACGAGGATTTATTACTCGCTACATATGAAATTTGTTTAAGCGATTATCCAGAACTTGAAATTGTAAAAATTGAGACGGATTTTGTCGCTTTTACTGAATAG
- a CDS encoding bifunctional UDP-sugar hydrolase/5'-nucleotidase, giving the protein MRETIHIFHTNDLHSHFTYWQRSQSFIKTQRHLLAQRGEPSFLFDLGDHLDRSNMYTEATLGKGNIAMLNHAQYDVITIGNNEGITLPHDVFYHLYDEAKFEVVVGNLQSELEANPKWLKPYTILTTKYGTKIGIIAATARFDVFYKELGWHVDEPRKRLIEQALQLHKVVDMIVCLSHLGITEDELLAKECPVIDVIFGAHTHHIFPQGQMVNNVLLTGGGKFGQYTGHLTLQFDHELKKITSKTDILHENMLLPEVEDDEKWQQNLQKEAKKILQQTIFTSPKTYHKEWFHRSQLSDLFAECLYDYTKADCLLFNAGIFVENMKKGNVSSYSIHKILPHPINVCILQLTGNELKEIFIQSENEEWPRLELKGLGFRGVIFGKILNYGLSMNKQREFFIQGERIEPTKVYRIATLDLFTFGFFFPSFKYAKKQYILPEFIRDIFGKYCEDKFG; this is encoded by the coding sequence TTGCGAGAGACAATTCATATATTTCATACAAACGATTTGCATAGCCATTTTACCTATTGGCAAAGAAGTCAATCATTTATAAAGACGCAGAGGCATTTACTTGCACAGCGCGGTGAACCGAGCTTTTTATTTGATTTAGGGGACCATTTAGATCGTTCAAATATGTATACAGAGGCAACATTAGGTAAGGGAAATATCGCTATGCTGAATCATGCACAATATGATGTAATCACGATTGGAAATAATGAGGGCATTACATTACCGCATGATGTGTTTTATCATTTATATGATGAGGCGAAATTCGAAGTTGTAGTTGGGAATTTACAGTCCGAATTAGAAGCCAATCCGAAATGGTTAAAACCATATACCATTTTGACGACAAAGTATGGAACGAAAATTGGTATCATTGCGGCAACGGCACGATTTGATGTCTTTTATAAAGAGTTAGGCTGGCATGTCGATGAACCGAGAAAAAGACTAATTGAGCAGGCTTTACAGCTACATAAAGTAGTGGATATGATTGTTTGTTTATCGCATCTTGGTATTACAGAAGATGAGCTGTTAGCGAAGGAATGTCCAGTCATTGATGTGATTTTTGGTGCACATACGCATCATATATTCCCACAAGGGCAAATGGTCAATAATGTTTTACTCACAGGTGGCGGGAAGTTTGGGCAATATACAGGACATTTAACGCTTCAATTTGATCACGAGTTAAAAAAAATTACCTCGAAAACCGACATTTTGCATGAAAATATGCTATTGCCAGAAGTAGAAGATGATGAGAAATGGCAACAAAATTTGCAAAAAGAAGCGAAGAAAATATTGCAACAAACTATATTTACTAGTCCAAAAACCTATCATAAAGAATGGTTTCATCGATCGCAGCTATCGGATTTATTTGCAGAATGTCTGTATGATTATACAAAAGCAGATTGTTTACTGTTCAATGCGGGGATTTTTGTTGAAAATATGAAAAAGGGGAACGTATCTTCGTATAGTATTCACAAGATTTTACCACATCCAATTAATGTTTGTATATTACAATTAACAGGGAATGAATTAAAAGAGATTTTCATCCAATCTGAAAATGAAGAATGGCCACGCTTAGAATTGAAGGGTTTAGGTTTTCGGGGAGTTATTTTCGGGAAAATTTTAAACTATGGCTTGTCGATGAATAAGCAACGTGAATTTTTTATTCAAGGTGAGCGAATCGAGCCAACGAAAGTGTATCGTATAGCAACGCTGGATTTATTTACATTTGGATTTTTCTTTCCAAGTTTTAAATATGCAAAAAAACAATATATTTTACCTGAATTTATTCGTGATATATTTGGGAAATATTGCGAGGATAAGTTTGGGTAG
- a CDS encoding DUF72 domain-containing protein, with protein MIYIGLTGWGDHPDVYSEVTSARDKLFDYSGHFPIVEVDTSFYAIPSKATVEKWCKDTPENFRFVVKAYQGMTGHLRDELPYETRNDMFNAFIECAQVFQKHGKLAMILVQFPPWFDCQGKNVQYIRYVKKQLASFPVAIEFRNQSWYSEKMKERTLQFLKESELIHTVCDEPQAGSGSVPFVPIATHDKVLVRIHGRNVHGWRNIGHGENWRKVRFLYDYNQEELKKLSEHFLFLEHQAKEVYILFNNNSGGHAAKNAKMIQQMLQIQFDGLAPKQMNMFEE; from the coding sequence ATGATTTACATCGGTTTAACAGGATGGGGAGATCATCCTGATGTATATAGTGAAGTGACCTCGGCACGGGATAAATTATTTGATTATAGCGGCCATTTTCCAATTGTCGAAGTGGATACATCTTTTTACGCGATTCCATCGAAAGCAACGGTTGAAAAGTGGTGTAAAGATACACCGGAAAACTTTCGATTTGTTGTAAAAGCATATCAAGGGATGACGGGACATTTACGAGATGAGCTCCCCTATGAAACGAGAAATGATATGTTTAATGCCTTTATAGAATGTGCGCAAGTTTTTCAAAAGCATGGTAAGCTTGCAATGATACTCGTACAATTTCCACCCTGGTTTGATTGCCAAGGGAAAAATGTACAATATATTCGCTATGTGAAAAAGCAGCTGGCATCATTTCCGGTAGCGATTGAATTTCGAAATCAGTCCTGGTATAGCGAAAAAATGAAAGAGAGAACATTGCAGTTTTTAAAAGAATCTGAATTGATCCATACAGTATGTGACGAACCCCAAGCAGGTAGCGGGTCTGTCCCATTTGTGCCAATCGCAACACATGATAAAGTGCTTGTCAGAATTCACGGAAGAAATGTACATGGTTGGCGCAATATTGGACATGGTGAAAATTGGCGCAAGGTTCGATTTTTATATGATTATAATCAAGAGGAACTCAAAAAATTGAGCGAACACTTTTTATTTTTAGAACATCAAGCAAAAGAGGTATATATATTATTTAACAATAACTCAGGAGGGCATGCGGCAAAAAACGCCAAGATGATACAGCAAATGCTTCAAATTCAATTTGACGGACTAGCACCGAAGCAGATGAACATGTTTGAAGAGTAA
- the sufB gene encoding Fe-S cluster assembly protein SufB — protein MAKKMPDIGDYKYGFHDKDVSIFRSERGLTAEIVREISSMKEEPQWMLDYRLKALEKFYEMPMPQWGGDLASLNFDEITYYVKPSEATQKSWDEVPEEIKATFDKLGIPEAEQKYLAGVSAQYESEVVYHNMKQDLTDMGIIFKDTDSALKENEEIFKQHWGTVIPYTDNKFAALNSAVWSGGSFIYMPKGVKLDTPLQAYFRINSENMGQFERTLIIVDEDASVHYVEGCTAPVYTTNSLHSAVVEIIVKKNAYCRYTTIQNWANNVYNLVTKRTVVEENGTMEWIDGNIGSKLTMKYPACILKGEGARGMTLSIAIAGKGQHQHAGAKMIHLAPNTSSTIVSKSIAKQGGKVTYLGQVKFGKNATGARANIECDTLIMDNESTSDTIPYNEILNDNVSLEHEAKVSKVSEEQLFYLMSRGISEEEATEMIVMGFIEPFTKELPMEYAVEMNRLIKFEMEGSIG, from the coding sequence ATGGCAAAAAAAATGCCTGATATCGGCGATTACAAATATGGTTTCCATGATAAGGACGTTTCGATTTTCCGTTCTGAACGTGGATTAACAGCAGAAATCGTACGTGAAATCTCAAGTATGAAAGAAGAGCCACAGTGGATGCTAGACTACCGCTTAAAAGCTCTTGAAAAATTTTATGAAATGCCAATGCCTCAGTGGGGTGGCGATCTTGCATCACTAAACTTCGATGAAATTACGTATTATGTAAAGCCATCTGAAGCAACTCAAAAGTCTTGGGATGAAGTACCAGAAGAAATCAAAGCTACTTTTGATAAATTAGGTATTCCTGAAGCAGAACAAAAATATCTTGCAGGTGTATCTGCTCAGTATGAATCTGAAGTAGTATACCATAACATGAAGCAAGATCTTACAGATATGGGTATCATCTTCAAAGATACAGACTCAGCTTTAAAAGAAAATGAAGAGATTTTCAAACAACACTGGGGTACAGTAATCCCTTATACAGATAATAAATTCGCTGCATTAAACTCAGCAGTATGGTCAGGTGGTTCATTCATCTATATGCCAAAAGGTGTTAAATTAGATACGCCGCTGCAAGCTTACTTCCGTATTAACTCTGAAAATATGGGTCAATTCGAGCGTACGCTGATTATCGTAGACGAAGATGCATCTGTACACTACGTAGAAGGCTGTACAGCGCCTGTTTATACAACAAACTCATTACACTCTGCTGTAGTTGAAATCATTGTTAAGAAGAACGCTTATTGCCGTTATACAACAATCCAAAACTGGGCAAACAACGTGTATAACCTAGTTACAAAACGTACTGTAGTTGAAGAAAACGGTACAATGGAATGGATCGATGGTAACATTGGTTCGAAATTAACAATGAAATACCCAGCGTGTATCCTTAAAGGTGAAGGTGCTCGTGGTATGACATTATCGATTGCCATTGCAGGTAAAGGTCAACACCAACACGCTGGTGCGAAAATGATTCACTTAGCGCCAAATACGTCTTCAACAATCGTATCTAAATCGATTGCAAAACAAGGCGGTAAAGTAACTTACTTAGGCCAAGTGAAATTCGGTAAAAATGCAACAGGTGCACGTGCAAATATCGAATGTGACACATTAATCATGGATAACGAATCAACTTCTGATACAATTCCATACAACGAAATTTTAAATGATAACGTATCTTTAGAGCATGAAGCAAAAGTTTCAAAAGTTTCTGAAGAGCAATTATTCTACTTAATGTCTCGTGGTATTTCTGAAGAAGAAGCGACAGAAATGATTGTAATGGGCTTCATCGAGCCATTCACAAAAGAATTACCAATGGAATACGCAGTAGAAATGAATCGTCTTATCAAGTTTGAGATGGAAGGTTCTATCGGGTAA
- the sufU gene encoding Fe-S cluster assembly sulfur transfer protein SufU, producing the protein MSFNNLDQLYRSVIMDHYKNPRNKGSLDENSVTIDMNNPTCGDRIHLTLKLNDGVVEDAKFDGEGCSISMSSASMMTQIVKGKKLDEAIELAGIFSKMMLGEDFDDEKYDLGDVEALQGVAKFPARIKCATLAWKAMEKGVNNEKN; encoded by the coding sequence ATGTCTTTTAATAACTTAGATCAACTATACCGTTCTGTAATCATGGATCACTATAAAAATCCTCGTAACAAAGGATCTTTAGATGAAAACAGTGTTACGATTGATATGAACAACCCAACATGTGGTGATCGTATCCATTTGACACTAAAATTGAATGATGGCGTCGTAGAAGATGCGAAGTTTGACGGCGAAGGTTGCTCGATTTCGATGTCTTCTGCATCTATGATGACGCAAATTGTTAAAGGTAAAAAATTAGACGAAGCGATTGAGCTTGCAGGCATTTTCTCGAAAATGATGCTTGGTGAAGACTTCGACGATGAAAAATATGATCTTGGGGATGTTGAAGCGTTACAAGGTGTAGCGAAATTCCCAGCACGTATTAAATGCGCCACATTGGCTTGGAAAGCAATGGAAAAGGGCGTAAACAACGAAAAGAACTAA
- a CDS encoding cysteine desulfurase, translating to MIPKEIKSYFPILNQEINGHPLVYLDSAATSQKPIQVIEALTNYYNLDNSNVHRGVHTLGNRATDSYEGAREKVRKFINAASTQEIIFMRGTTTALNTVAGGYGRQNIVEGDEIVITYMEHHSNIIPWQQLAKEKGAVLKYIELEADGTISLEKAREAITAKTKIVSVMYVSNVLGSINPVKEIAKIAHDNGAIMVVDGAQAAPHMKIDVQDLNCDFFAFSGHKMCGPTGIGVLYGKKALLENMEPVEFGGEMIDFVGLQESTWKELPWKFEGGTPIIAGAIGLGAAIDFLEEIGLDNIAAHEHHLAGYAMNQLSTIDGLTIFGPTDPMKRCGLVTFNLDDVHSHDVATVLDMSGIAVRAGHHCAQPLMKWLQVTATARASFYMYNDEADIDALVAGLRSAKEYFGDVF from the coding sequence ATGATACCAAAAGAGATTAAAAGTTATTTCCCTATTTTAAATCAAGAAATTAATGGTCATCCTCTTGTGTATTTAGATAGCGCAGCGACATCACAAAAGCCAATTCAAGTTATTGAAGCGTTAACGAATTACTATAACTTAGACAATTCAAACGTTCATCGCGGTGTGCATACACTTGGAAATCGTGCGACGGATTCTTATGAAGGGGCACGTGAAAAGGTTCGTAAGTTTATAAACGCAGCATCCACGCAGGAAATTATTTTTATGCGCGGTACAACAACTGCTTTAAATACAGTAGCTGGTGGCTATGGTCGTCAAAATATTGTTGAAGGTGATGAGATTGTCATTACGTACATGGAACATCACTCAAATATTATCCCATGGCAGCAACTCGCTAAAGAAAAAGGGGCAGTGCTGAAATACATTGAGCTTGAAGCAGATGGCACAATTTCATTAGAAAAAGCACGCGAAGCCATTACAGCAAAAACGAAAATTGTTTCAGTTATGTATGTATCCAACGTATTAGGTTCAATCAATCCTGTTAAAGAAATTGCAAAAATAGCTCATGATAACGGCGCAATCATGGTTGTTGATGGTGCACAAGCAGCACCACATATGAAAATCGATGTACAAGATTTAAACTGTGACTTCTTTGCGTTTTCGGGGCATAAAATGTGTGGACCAACTGGAATTGGTGTACTATATGGGAAAAAGGCGCTACTTGAAAACATGGAACCAGTTGAGTTTGGTGGGGAAATGATCGACTTCGTAGGATTGCAAGAATCTACGTGGAAAGAGTTACCGTGGAAATTTGAAGGTGGTACACCAATCATTGCAGGTGCTATCGGTTTAGGTGCAGCAATTGATTTCTTAGAGGAAATTGGTTTAGATAACATCGCAGCGCATGAGCATCATTTGGCAGGTTATGCGATGAATCAGCTTTCAACAATTGATGGTTTAACTATTTTCGGTCCAACTGATCCGATGAAACGATGCGGCTTAGTTACATTCAATTTAGATGATGTGCATTCACATGATGTCGCAACGGTTCTAGATATGAGTGGAATTGCCGTTCGTGCAGGTCATCACTGTGCACAACCATTAATGAAATGGCTTCAAGTAACTGCAACAGCTCGTGCAAGTTTCTACATGTACAATGACGAAGCAGATATTGATGCATTAGTTGCAGGATTGCGCTCGGCGAAGGAGTATTTTGGCGATGTCTTTTAA